GGTGTGCTGGAGCAGAAATTACGACAACCCAGCAGACTGGCAAATGCTTTTCTGAACTCTGCGTTAAAAGCGTAAATAATAGGATTCATGGATGAATTAGTCCAGCCAAACCACACAAAGACGTCAAATGTTGTCTCGCTGACGCAGGGGAGACTTGCATCTTGGTCAGTCTGTGGTTTGTCACAGAATGGAACTATGCAGttcaaaataaaaaaaggtaaccaacaacacacaaaaacaccCATAATGATCGATAACGTTTTTAAAACTTTGGTTTCCCTTTTAATAGATGTTTTCAATGTATTGTGGTGTTGGCACTCGAGTCTGTTGGTCCTGCAACTTGTGGCGTGCTCTGCCGCGCGCTCTAGGGACGCTATAGTCCTGATTTGGATCTGAGCAATCCGATAGATTCTCGTGTACGTCACAATCATAATTGCTACGGGTATGTAGAAACTTATTAAAGATGACGATATGGCGTATTCTCTGTTGAGACTAGAGTCACAGTTTTCTTCTACTTGACCCAAGGAGGCGTTGTGCGCTCTGACTATTTCGTCTTCGCTGGCTTTGTGCCAGTTCAGTTGGACGGGTATGAATGAAATGAGAACAGACAAAGTCCACGTGACGCTTATCATCACAAAGGCAACTCGTTGGGTCATTTTTCTCTCGTAGCGGAACGGACTTGATATGGCCCAGTATCTATCCACGCTGATAATGCAGAGGTTGAGGATAGACGCAGTTGAGCACATAATGTCAAACGCCACCCAGTAATTACAAAAAGTGCCAAATGGCCAATACCCCGCCACCTCAGCCACAGCTTTCCATGGCATCACCAGAATTGCAACGAATAAATCCGACACAGCCAAAGAAACGATGAAAATGTTGGTCACTTTACTTCGTAATTGCCGAATTCGTAGCACGGCAGAGCACACCATAAGGTTTCCCAGCAGTGTCCATAGGATGAGCAGTGAGAGCAAACAGCCCGTCACTGTCCGGATGACCAGTTCCTTTCCACCGTCGGATGTTCCCTCCGATTCGGTCGAGTTCCACATAATCTCCCCAAGAGATAACGGAACGGAGTGGTTCTTATGCACTGAGTTGTATGTATTTCGCAGggttctctgtgtcctctcaaGTGGAAAGACAGTCCATAGCGCCATGCGCGTCTGAGGACGCAGTAGTAACCAACTCACGGTGCTCTGTCGTCCCTTCGTCAGCCATTCTATTTGAAATAAATATACAAACAAAGGATTTGAGATTGCTTAGTGAATTTGCGACAAATGTGTTGCATCCACGCTGAACCGAACTGGGTGTTCGGTGCGCCAAAAGATTGAAGCGCGTTGGCGACCGCATGTTATCACCTCGCGTGTCGTCTGACCTGCCTTGCCAAAGTAAGACAGCAGCACTGACAGCACAGCACTGAGGCTATTTTGAGTTCGTGAGCGctttgaggagggagggagtcccctgagccaacacacacacacacacacacacacacacacacacacacacacacacacacacacacacacacacacacacacacacacacacacacacacacacacacacacacacacacacacacacacacacacacacacacacacctccgttgTGGAAACACGCACTACGTGAATTGAGTTTCTACTCCTCTCGCTAGAAAGATACCAATGAGCTTTCTATTTGGATTAGGTTGCACACTCCAGTTGTAGGTTCCTGTTCTTCAAAAGCAACAATTCAATTTGCAAAATGTAGGCCTGagtgaatgttttttttaaattgaatctCTACTTTGCTATAAACAGTGAAAAAAATATGGAGCATTTCATTGCTGTGGGGATAATGAATAGTAATATCCAGGGGTGCTGTCAGTGGTGCTGAAATTGCACATGAGACAACTCTCCCTTAGGAATGCGAATTTTACGCACGATACATATTTTAGAATTAGCCTTTTGTGGATGGAATTGTATTGTTAATTGACGTTGTTTGTGTGAAAACAAACATTGCATATAAGTCATACATTTATTAAGGTCATCACTAGACTACGTTGTGAGCAGTTGATAGTACAACTCTCTCCAAATTATGCACGACACGTTTGGAGTGAGCGTGATGTTTTCAGTTTAATTTCGACATCCACTCTCACACTCGACGTGAAAGTAGAAACACAATAACTCAGTGCACTCAGTGCAACATCTGCAGTTGCAGTGTATCCTCTCTTGCGTTGGCAGATTCCGTCTATTAAACGTCATCTTTATTTTTAGGTGTGTCAACAACATGCCTGTCAAATCGATCTGATGCTCCATCTACATAATCTCTCAGCGTCCTGCAAAATTCTGTCGAGTAAAATATAGGATATGTTATGTCGAATTCTGACATGATTTACTTCTTTCATTCGTGGGAATTTGTGCATATGATGATCagtcttttttttaaactttcacaTTCCTTGAATATAGTGAGTGAGCGTTTACCAAACAAAAGAGATTTGTCAGCCCCTGTGCCCTACCTGCACAGTGTCAATCAATGACAAAGATGTATACAAATTGAATATTTTAATGTTAACTATTTATAATAGGCTAGCATATGCTTATCTATAGAGCATGAATTATATTCAGATAATACTCTGCATTTGAAATTATGATTGACATAATTCAGATAATAAGTAGGCTATATAccaatcatttgtaaaaataaaaataaaaacctagGGAATACAAACGGTTTTGAAATTATTTAGCCATTTCATTCCAACAAACAATGGGACTAGGCTAACTGACAAAAATGGGTGATCGCAAAATTTTAGATTCGCTGACCTTTATTGAAGAGTTGAATACAAAGATAATATAGCACGCTTGGAATTGGGCAACAACCTTTGCAATGTATCTGATTCCGAGGTTTTATGCACTAACGCATAGTCCGCAAGAAAGTTAACATTTGTCGCCACCACGTGGCCAGCTATTCCACCAAGACGATATTTTTAGCAAGTTAGAAAATGGTTACAAAAATTCTAATAATTAGCAGGATCCACTGAGACTGGGGGTGAGAACTTTAGGCCTATATTCCCAGAGTTCTATAACGAGGCAATTTGATTCATCTTGTTTCCAAAAATATGGTTTTAACTCTTGCAGTGAAAGAAGATAGCTTCTGCTATTTGAGCATTGCGCTATGCTACATAGGCCTAGGTGCTCTGATGAAGGGGTCCACAGTGAATTGATTAACTTTTAGCTAACATGCAAAGATCGAGCGAGAGAGACCAGGATCCCCTACCAGCAGTGGGTTATAGGACCCATGCACTTACATGTGTTTTATTTGAGTTATATCTTCATAACTTCACTGTAGATAATAGACCGAATGTATGTCATTTCTTTTAACTTAAAATGTCAGTTTCACAATCATTTTTATTACAGAGCCAGGAGCCTTTATGTACATTCACTTTAATCTACGTTCAGATATGTACAGGATATAGTATTGGTGCAGGTTTACCAATAAGCATTGACCACAGATTGGCACGTACAACTGAAAACAAGTACAGTAGTTAGCACCAATGTAGAACTCACAGTTTTCTGATAGTCCCTACAGCCTAAATATGTTGTCCAAAAATGAACCATACAGTAGCACTACATTTCACTAATTCATCACAAAATCGATCAACAACATCACAGGTTAAGATTATTGTCAACGCTTTCTTTTCAAAACTACATCAATCAAGATATTTGGTTCAGTTTCAGAGTTGTTTCAGTTTAAAACAACATATTTGCTTTTTGGAAAATGCATGTCagtcaatacagtatatactgatcTGTGCAAATATTGTATTGTTTCCCTTTTCAATAACATAATAACCGCCCTATTcttcagctgtttaccaaaacagtggcaggGTGGGAAAACACTTTGgtgttgtttgaactgcagattgtccCTTTAAAATGCAGAGTGCATACTTAGTCTCTTCACCAATATTATGGATTGAGAGAGCAAATGGGGCACGGTGGCCAGTTTACGGACACTTTCAATGGAGAGTCTCCATTGAGCATTTGTTTTAGTCCAGAACTAGGCTTAATATGGGTCCAGGGAATACATCAGTGTGGATTGGAGCACGCTTCACACACTCCCAGGCGGTTTCTTAGTGAAATTGAGTTCCATAACAATTATTGAAATGTTTAATATATTTAAGGATTTCAGGTTCATTAGCAGAAGAACAAATTTAACTAAAAGAAAAGCAGAGCTACTAGCATTAAAGATCAGTCAACAGTGTACAGCATTCAACAATGTGATTGACATCATTCCGTGTATATTTGATGACAACAAGTCCTGATTGAGGACAGTCAATACAATGAGACGTTTGCGAAAGATTATGAGAACTACAGTCCATTGTTCATTTGTTGGAGATTCTGAGAACTACAGTCCAatattacaatgaagagcaatcAAAGTCTAGCGCTGCCCTATACTACAGTACATGTAGGACTCTAGAATGTGGCCAGCCAAGTAGTTCAAGTGTTTGACACAGAAGTATTGAGTTTCCTGTGTATTTTTCCGACCACTGAGAACATCCTCCATGACACTGTGCATTTGAAATATACATAAaaatggcaacacacacacaacaacaacaaaaaaacgttaAGGCTTTTACAGTTGCACCTCATCTTTACAATCCATAGTACAGTTCTTATGTGACGTTGAATAATCGAGACCGAGAGAGCTTCTTTGGCTTCTCTGTGATGTTGGAGTACTGCTGCAAACACAGTGGTGTGTGTGATATCAGCACAACCGGGGATGAGGCCCACTAGTCTCACCATGATACAGGATTTGAAAAATGAATGTGGCATGGCTTTTCGATATAAGTTGTCTACTTTCATCGTGTATCATCACTTATCATGCTCCACTCTCATGATGCATTCATACATAGCCTGGCTTACATCTGTACTAGGTCTGAGAGACAACTTGACACTAAACTATTACATACGCGTTTTAATAACGCATTCAACAAAAATTTGATGAACATCCAAAGACAAACCCAAACACTTGTTATAACAGAGACCTAAATTCAAATGTCAATTTCACTTTTCAGTGCAGCAACACACAACAaagcaaatactatttgaaatctttcaaagaCTTTGGCGTTTTGGGTGAGCCTCCCGGGGCGGGGGATCAGTTCTTGCACATTTGGGGCTATTCCATTGGTTACATTGTGCCAGGccagctcaatcaagcacagctaaagtatttgaaagattccGAATACTATTTGAATCCAGGGTCTGATATCAATGTAATTTGTTGTTTATATCTGGTGCTACAAAATGTTTCCGAAGATGCATCGCTACAAGGGACATCTCATCTAGTATAATCCCCCTACACTGACATGTTTCAATGCTTATTTAGAAGTCTAAAGTACATGACAAGAGCTCCTCCTGAAAGGTTGACCTGTGTTGCTATTAATTTCCTCTATGGAGCCCTTGGTGACAAGTGTTCTTGTGCATGTTGCGTCATCTCGTCGGTCTTGTCACACCCTTCGGAAGACTTCGAAGAGGGAGGCCACAGAGTGCATGCGGTAAAAGAGGTTCATGGGCACGGCAAAATTGAGAACTGTTGTCCATATGGTGAAGCCAAACGTCTCCTGCTCCAGGCCGTTGTCATACTGGGGTCTGCAGCCGAAGGCAGGAAGGATCCAGAGCTGCAGTGAGGAGATACCAAATAAGGTTAAACttacctttttgttgttgtttttttgttttgtttttctgtgtGGTGAATGCGCCTTGTATTTTCATAAACTCACACACAATACATTTCCCTACTGAAACATTGCATTAAAGGTAGAGAATAAGAGTAGTTAGTAGGGTAAGAAATGGGGAATCCTATGTGTTTGAGAACTAGTAACATCAATGCTGACTATtgtcaataaataaataatatattcataagtaaaaaaaaacagcaaGCTTACTGAGATGTTGCACATGAAGAGGAAGACAGCGATGTTCTTCAGAATCTGCCTCTTCTTGCTCGGGGTCTCCGCCACGTTGCTCCCGGCGTGTAGGGGCACCGCCGAATGTTTCCGTGAGCTGAATGTTCCGTAAACCTGTCCGTTCTCCACCTGCTCGTTCTCCAGCGTGACACAGCCCTTGTCTGGGTTCTCATACGCCCGGTTGATGATGCCGTTGTAGGGCGGAGCCAAGGAGGAGGTCACAGAGAAGATCTCCGGCACAGGCCCTGCCGCCTCAGCGTCCTCCCTCTCACCGTCCTCCCGCTGACGGTAGAGGGACTCTATGATGAACAGGTTCTGGATGTACTTCTCCAGGACAATGAGCAGCGAGTACATCAGGTTGGTCCAGCGGTAGCTCGGGCTGCTGCTTGAGGCTGCCACAGCCACCACGCTGCACCAGGACATGAGCCAGGAGCCCACCGACGATCCGAATAGGATCTCTGTGTCCAGCGTCCGCGAGGGGTTCTTGGTGGTGTCCATGGGCATAGGGTCGGCACGGTATATGAGCAGACCCGTGGCCCCGGCCGAGCACATGAACACCAGCATGACGATGCCGTAGCAGTAGAACATTGCGATGGCTGACTCCCGGGTGTCCATCGACTCTTCCACGTGGATGATGTAGACCACCAGCACGCCGATGGTGCTGGCCAGGGCGACAAGACCCAGGATGGGGCCGACAACCAGCCCCTGGGTCCTGGTAGCCGGCCTTTTCCGGTTGTACTGGAGGTTAATGCTGCGCCCTATGTTCTTCCACATGACGAAGAGCATTGCAGAGACAAAGATGTGGTACTCTATGTTGAAAGGGTATAGGTAATAGAGGCTGTTGGAGAACATGGAGCAGGCGCTGGTAGTGCAATTACAGTGAGGCTCCATATCCACTGAAACACATTAAAAATAAACAATATCTTGTCAGTTTCAAGCACAGTGAAATCCCACTTCTGCAACCATAATGTACCTTACAAAACAGTGGCCTCCAGTTTGTGTATACAAGTAGACTACACAGAGGATGTAAACTCCCAAGTTATTCAAATATAACCAAATAAATTATGTATGGCAATAAAGTATATTTCAAAGTTTGTTTGCATGAAGCCAGTTGTTTTCTTTGTGTCTTATGTAACATAATTAATCAATTATTTGCCATCAGAGTTTAAAGCAACAATACACTTTAAATGGAGGTAGGAATTGACTTTAGAATTCAGATATTTACCAAATGAATTGGTCTGGACTTGAATATAGAGAAAATGTCCTGTTTGGGCCTCCCAGCTCAATGTCCTGTTTGGGCCTCCCAGCTCAATGTCCTAGTCATTTCAACTTTGACAATCCTTCATGTACCAGTGGGTGGTCTGATAAATATTCCCACAACTGCTCTTCACATGTGTGATGAGGATCAtcaggttggtggatcaagtatATCAATCAACCTTCTGAACACCAAAATACACAATTCCACAAAATGGTATACAATGACTTCCAGTCTTTCCTCAAAATAATGCTTCCCTTTGTACTTGAAGCCACTACAATTTGTACTACTCTTTCCTAGTGCTGCCCTCTAGAGACTGCTTTTAAACTCAACCCTGAAGCACCACTATCTCTACCCACTCACGACCCCCTCCCCAAAGGGTACCACTACGGCCCTGCTCTCTTTAATTAAAAAGGGAACAACAGCGGCACAGTCAGCCTCACAGTCGGCCGGATATGAGGGGGCCGGTGGAGCAGCCACGGCTTAAGATGTATCAGTTACTGTAATTGCAGCGCCCTCGGGAGCAGCCCGGCCTGGGACAAAGGCGTCTGAGGTCGctagagctgggggggggggtggggtgggtggtGGGGGCCAGCGACCGTGCATGTCTCGTGAAACCGAAGAGAGAGGCGTTCGACACAAACAAGACCTGCCGGACTGCCTAATCCATCCCACCTTCCCCTCCAACCCCCCTCGCACCCCTGTCTTTCATCCAATGAAGTGAGCTTCTCAAGTGAACTATTGTCCTTTTTTCTTTGGGTACAAGCAGCCACTCGACCCCTGGTCCCCTTACCTATGGTGAGGTTTACATAGCCCAGGGAAGAGAGCCTTCTCTTGTGGTTGTTTAGGAAGTGCTCAGCCTCAGACATCACACCGTTGCACCACAGTAGCAGGTTGGTGAAGACTGCATGGATGACACCAAATCTGAGGGAAACACACATGAAACAATATGATCTTACAATGACACTTTAAATTAGTACAATGTTTATAACAGGATAAATAAACTCATCAACTGTTTAATTGAATTGCACCAATGAAAAATGTACATGAGCATAACCTAAACATACCTTAGGCTTGAGAGGCGTGCACGGGTTGTGACAATCTCAAAATACTGGTTTATTATATTTCACAATACCTTTCAAAGGTCTCGAAGGTCTTGATGACGTCCTTGATGTGAAACCAAAGGAAATGGACCTAAAACAAAACTCAAAAAATGATATTTGTATCACAGCACTGACAAGACACACTatataatacatttaaaacatttaaaaatgttaaaaaacattCCATTTCTGGTGAAGGCTTTCATTTGGACTGTGAAAATGAATCATCAGAATGTGAAGGCCATATCAAGCGACCTCTCAGCTGATGGATTACCTCTGCCTGTGCTACATTAGACTCCAATAACATGGACAATGACAGGATTATGTTGTACAGACAACTCTCTTTCTTGCCTGAGTAACAAAGCTTACATTATTCCACTTCAAGACAAAGCACTATACCTGTTTAAGTGGAATTTTGATACCATTACTCAATAACTTTTCAAACAGAGCAGCCAGTTTACCTGTAACACTTTACACATTTAAGAAGACAAAGGGGGGTTTATTCATGGCTTATAAGCTGTTAATTGTTACTTAGCCTATGTACATTGCAATTGTAGGTTCTAATAATACATTGGTTTAAACTGTGTGCTTGTCAATTAGCTGCTTGGCAAATACTGAGCTTATATGGCTGCACTGTCAATAATGACAGTAATAATCAATAGAGCATTCACAAGCATATTATTAAAGCAAGCACCAAAATAACAATCTTTAAATGAATAATTAACCGTTTATAAATTACAGACCACTTTCTAAATCCTTGAAAGTATAGGCCATAATGAAAAGCGTGATCAAATTAACATAGAATGGGAGTTGTATCTTACCTGTGCTATTGTGTGAGTTGCGTGGATGATAGGGTATACCCCTAGAACAGCCGACACGCATGATCGATAGCCCACAAAATAACCAATTCGGAAGGCATCCATGATCAACGAGAGGAGCGCAAGAAGAGTTAACCCACCTATATCAATGAAACATTCGTTATTATGGGGCTGCATGGAAACGGGAAAACTATGCAAATGAACCTTTAATTGCTTTTGATGTCAATAAAATGTTTGAAAACCAAAAACAAATATATTCGGAAAATACGCCACATTTAGCTAGTTTTGAGAAGCATTGAACTATATAAAACATTGgagatataatataataccacGTTATTCCTATGGACTAATAACGACCtcgaggttaaataaatacattcgcAACACCATTTTACGTAAAGGAAAGACTAAATCTTCCAAACATGCGTGTCAGCTTCACCTCTTATCCAACAGGTAGTAGCATGCACATCCTTTTCTGGCTGTAAGTTACTCTGCCTGTCTCTGCTCACGATGTACCATATCATCCATATCAGCTGGAGGATCATGAGGGTCGTGATAAACGACAACAGGTGCTCTTCCTTCACTGATGCGCCATGGTGCGCAATAGCCAGCATCAGCGACACGCCGATCAAAAGTAAGTTAGTCCCATACTGGCCGCTCAGGATCTCCGCGTTCTTCTGCGGATAGTCCTCAGTCAAACTGACTTTCAACTTGGTGAATATTTTCTTTTCTCGCTCTGAGCTGGAGGACGAGGTAGTGGAACTGTGACTGTAGGACTTATTTAAACACATAAGATCAAGGCCTCCGTGCTCAACCATGGCGCCGAAATCTGTAACATTCGAGTCAGAAAGTAAGAGCAAAGTCAAAACTGTGCGCTATAAGTGCATTTGTGGAAGGCCACGCGCGCAACCTGCTGCAACAAGGCGGGGACGCAAATGGATAGGAACTGTGCCAATTGCATGTTGATTCAATCCAAAGACGGTCTCAATTGTTTCGCATGCTTTCAGTGTCCAGTTTCACTAACATGGTGTGTTTGATGTAACATATTGTCACCCTGGACCATTTAGCTGAAATTAGGCTACTTTATAGCGCATCATATACCCTCTAGCTGTGTGAATTCAGATTAATATATTGAGTTTCAGCCATCGGTGACCGCCGTCCGTGGTCCAGTTGGACCTGTCACACGTTTTTTTGCTAAATTGGTGGACTAGTAGTGCCAACCTTTCGCTTAATCTACATTAAAAAAATAAGTGATCATTGAATAACTTAATCCCCCAAAAGCTTTTTCGTCAACGGATCCTCGTTTCTATAGTCGTTGCCAACTAGCACTTCTATCCAAGTCTCTGAAATCCGTTTTGAGGGGTTATCCCGTGTAAGATAAAAAGAAAACGATATTTGTCAAACCACTTAGGCGAGGTATGGGGCTAAGAGTGTTCCCAACACTCCAAATGTGCTCGTACCCAACCGCCCCTCAGTCCAATAGTCCGTTAACGTGTACCACCACTTGCCTTGCCATGGTTAAGAACTATGCTTTCCAAGAGTGAAAAAAACTGAATCGGATTTCAATGGTCGAATTTACAATGGCCCTTTTTGTAAATGGATTTGTTTAAGTAGGAGGACTCATCATCAATgagaattgcccccccccccccacccccccgaaATGAAATCGTCTTTGGCAACATCTAGAGCACTAAGGggattgttttttttatgtgaGGGGGATATAAGTAAAGTCCAAATTAACCTAGTCAACTTGTTGTGCCCCCCGCCCCCCTCAAACACATTTATCCAATGCATGATAACATATGGCATGCAATAGGCTATCAATGCGTGGTAGATAGTGTGAGATACACTTAGTGAAATTGGTACAGGTAGGAGTAATGGTTTAACAATGGGAGTTCCTTCGGGAACTCTGGGAAAATCTGACCGGGGAACCCCTGACCTAGATGTTGTCCCGAGTGGTTTACACCTTTTACGCATGACTCCAAATTCCATTTGGTGCTTTTTATGTTGCCATAGCTGCAG
This sequence is a window from Oncorhynchus kisutch isolate 150728-3 linkage group LG1, Okis_V2, whole genome shotgun sequence. Protein-coding genes within it:
- the LOC109868537 gene encoding D(1B) dopamine receptor-like, which produces MALWTVFPLERTQRTLRNTYNSVHKNHSVPLSLGEIMWNSTESEGTSDGGKELVIRTVTGCLLSLLILWTLLGNLMVCSAVLRIRQLRSKVTNIFIVSLAVSDLFVAILVMPWKAVAEVAGYWPFGTFCNYWVAFDIMCSTASILNLCIISVDRYWAISSPFRYERKMTQRVAFVMISVTWTLSVLISFIPVQLNWHKASEDEIVRAHNASLGQVEENCDSSLNREYAISSSLISFYIPVAIMIVTYTRIYRIAQIQIRTIASLERAAEHATSCRTNRLECQHHNTLKTSIKRETKVLKTLSIIMGVFVCCWLPFFILNCIVPFCDKPQTDQDASLPCVSETTFDVFVWFGWTNSSMNPIIYAFNAEFRKAFASLLGCRNFCSSTPVETVNISNELVSYNQDTLVHKEIVNAYVNMIPNVVECIEHEDTFDRISQLTHNNENGTDSVCDLDDCEEEISIDGMTPFTPNGLH
- the otop1 gene encoding proton channel OTOP1 codes for the protein MVEHGGLDLMCLNKSYSHSSTTSSSSSEREKKIFTKLKVSLTEDYPQKNAEILSGQYGTNLLLIGVSLMLAIAHHGASVKEEHLLSFITTLMILQLIWMIWYIVSRDRQSNLQPEKDVHATTCWIRGGLTLLALLSLIMDAFRIGYFVGYRSCVSAVLGVYPIIHATHTIAQVHFLWFHIKDVIKTFETFERFGVIHAVFTNLLLWCNGVMSEAEHFLNNHKRRLSSLGYVNLTIVDMEPHCNCTTSACSMFSNSLYYLYPFNIEYHIFVSAMLFVMWKNIGRSINLQYNRKRPATRTQGLVVGPILGLVALASTIGVLVVYIIHVEESMDTRESAIAMFYCYGIVMLVFMCSAGATGLLIYRADPMPMDTTKNPSRTLDTEILFGSSVGSWLMSWCSVVAVAASSSSPSYRWTNLMYSLLIVLEKYIQNLFIIESLYRQREDGEREDAEAAGPVPEIFSVTSSLAPPYNGIINRAYENPDKGCVTLENEQVENGQVYGTFSSRKHSAVPLHAGSNVAETPSKKRQILKNIAVFLFMCNISLWILPAFGCRPQYDNGLEQETFGFTIWTTVLNFAVPMNLFYRMHSVASLFEVFRRV